The nucleotide window tttttttttgtctgtttctttaaagattttattttttttatttaacgaACCAGAAGCTTTTTGTTGGCGCAACACTATTCCGGTAAGGTCATACCAAGAGCAAACCGTTTTCACCGGCCAGCATTTCATTTCGAAATTTAATTGTATATGAAACAAATAGAAAGATGAAAAGCAGAATAACACGTCCGCTTTAAATTGTCTTGCTTCGGTTGGACGAAGGAAACCTTTAACCCAACACATGGGGCAGGAGAGGAAGAACGGCCGACGGATGTTTAAGGTGCGCGCAACGGCGGCCAGATGATCAAATATGGTCTTGCTCTTAGGTGACGTCTGCGTTTGATGGAGCTGAGGTCAACGGCACCGGTGGTGTCAGcggggaaagaaagaaaaaaaaaagacatggcGATGTCACACACGCACGCACTCAGTCACCGACTCGACCGCCTGTGGGGGAGCATTTCCAGTGACacagatttttgtttttgtttctaattTCTGGTTCGTTTCACCTTCCGTTTGAAAAGGGTCAACCCTCCTCGAAATGTGGTATAGAATCATTTCCAATTTAGACTTGTTGTGTTGAAGGCGTAACGGTTAAAATAAAGCGGTTTAATTAAGAACATGAAGTTAAAAGATTCGATTCTAGTTAATGGTGTACAAGTCTAGCACATTGCGATTAtctttcttaattgaaaatGCTGTAATTGTTATGTGAATCTCATATTTTGCGATGCGTTTGAAACGCTAACACGAATTCTTGGCATACAAGAATTTTTCGCTGCCTTTAATTGTTTAAGAGTTGTTCTAACATAACTCAGCCATCAGCAGGTCTTTTATGAATCCGTTACgcggaaataaaacaaaacaggtctgatggttttttttttttttctagacgCGTTCGTCTTTTATTTGAAGAGGAATCTGTTTGGTCGATCAAACATTCGAATTCCTTTCGCGTTTCTGGTtgttggctcttttttttttaaattcccgtTGAACGCAACAGTTTCTTTCTCCATCTTCTGGTGGTTTTCCCCATTCTTTTGTTCTCCTGTCCCGAAACTTCATTCACCATCAATGTGGGTTCCCGCCGCTAGATGGTCCCATTTTCGTCTGCTCTCTGTTACGTTTAGTTCTagcacagactacgaagtaaagactaCGAACGGCTATAAACCCCTTGAAGCTATGCTCGTCCTATGCCGTATGGTGGCGCGTCGaacgatttttctgaaaacaattatttttccTCGTTTGCGTACTGATTTGGgtcttcacacaccgtaaacTTGTAAGTAAACCATTAACCTTTcaatgttgtatttttttgtagatataGCTTAGATATTCCCCTTGttgtgtgaatttttttaatttttttctgatcTCTAGTCATGATCTATAAATTTCTTTATTACacccttttttcccctttttccccacccctttttcaaaagaaagataGAGGGGTggggaaaagggggaaaaggggggaaaaggTGGtttaataaagaaatttaTAGATCATGACTAGAGATCAgatagaaatttaaaaaaattcacacaaCAAGGGGAATATCTAAGCtatatctacaaaaaaatacaacattgAAAGGTTAATGGTTTACTTACAAgtttacggtgtgtgaagacCCAAATCAGTAGGCAAACGACGAAAAATAATGGCTTTCAGAAAGTTCGTTCGACGCGCCACCATACGGCATAGGACGAGCATAGCTTTGATCATTCCTCTCAGCCCTATCCCCGATCGtagtctttacttcgtagtctgtggttCTAGTCCTTAGTCCTTACACCTTAATACAATGTACTTAATTCGTGAAGTGATCTTATGTTAGTGATTGTCCAATTTCGTGTAATGACGTGTTTACGTTCAAGAACTGGTACGCATTTGAGGCAGACTGTGCCCGATATTTTAACGTTTGGCAAGGAAGCGAATTACATTCGTTTTCTTGCAACATCtgaataaaaatgattttcaTTAAGTGATTTCACGAAAATGATGTTCATTAAGTGATTTCACGAAAATGATGGAAAAGAATGAACAAAATCATGAACCTTATTCCGGAAGCGGAAACCAATCTGAGCAGATTGCAGGCGGATGCCAAAAGCCACAGGGACGGCGCTGGTAATGCCCGTTTTAACAAACAACTATGTTCATTCGTTACCCTAAATCTCGTTCGAAAAGAATTACAGTCAAGTTTTCAAGTCTCCATTTATAGACTGTGTCATCTGAATATTCAAAACAGACAGAAAACTTCATCTACTTCCTAAGACCAAAATGAACTGCTCCAGATTAATGgtaataattaaattaatgaCTCTTATGCATCCTGGCACACCTATTCTACTGCTAACCTGTTAAAATGAGttaattttagattttaaaaatcagtaaaataaatttaaaaagcagGATATTGATTCAAACTTGCATaagatttcattttcattttctaccATATTCAGGTGTTGCTGTCGATAGCCATTGTTACATCAGCTAATACACATCAATTGAATATGAAAGGTATACATTTGAATACTCATTACTGTCATAGATTAGATGGATGGCTGCAAATGTCTTCATTCGTCTATTtcattgatttgttttctagGCATGGACATGCGTGAAATTATCGATGCATATTTAAGAGAGGAACGTCACCGTAAGATTTGTTTATTTCACAAAAATGATGTCGCATTCAAATGGAACTCAAACAGTAGTTCTGTTATTTCAGTTCAGAGATCAGAAACTGTCGTTGTTCCAGAGCCCAAAGTCCGTTTGATGGCAAACACAGGATGCTTTTGGAGCGGGACATCGCCATTTTGTAACGGATTCTGCGGCAAAGGTTTCAATATGATTGTCAAGGATAAATCAGGAGACGGAATCAGATGCTGGTTTGGCATTAAAAAGCTCTGCTGCCCACTGCAGGGCTGAATCCTGGCATCGATGAAACGCAGCCCTTTCATGGACAGTGACTTCAGGGCTATTTTCAATGAATACATACAATTTCATTCTTAAATCTTTTGTGATTTACCTACGAAAATTTAGGCCTCGTTGGGTGTCACGGAAGGCGATGAATTTTGAacgaatttgaattttcatcGTCGTCGTATAGCTGCAGTCATTTTTTCTTGATCAGTTTGGCTGATTTCCCCGTACTATACTTGTTATTGCGGTATTTAACTTCGATCAGCGTCTATACGAGATATCACCAGTTCAATCAGATTATAGTGACATGGTTGAATTATTGGTGCACCGACCAGGAAATCCGTTCCTTTTTCAGCGGATGCGAATTAGACCACACCAATAGATATATTTTGGTCTACTGATTATGCAAGACcagtataatttttttaaattgaaaggTTCAATCGATGTGAGGAGTATATCGAAACATTATAGTGCGTGACTTTCGGTTACGTTGGAGACACTCGCTTTACGTCGTGTCTCTATGCTGGTCCATTTCTTCTCCCACGATGCATTTATCAATCGTTTTGGTAAGTTAAACTCTTAGGTTTAAAAGAATTGCCTTTATTCTAATGTAAGGAGAGTAAATTAATCAGAAACGGCATCTATTATGTACAGATGATAAACGTGGCTGCCGTTATGTTTGCCAAATGTAATCCGATAGATTCTGGTAATGTATATAAAGATCAACATTCGTAACGATAAACTTTCGTATGTTCCATAAAAATAATACGAGTCCCCCGTTCATTGCAAGATCATATAAAATTAATCAAAAATTTGGAAAATGTTTCAGAAATTGAAATGCTTGAGTGGCTTGATAATCCCAATGCTTACCTAAGGGATTTCAATCAAGGTACGATAGAAGCCAGCAATCGCAATGCTAACCACACAAAAGCTCTCCTtaataaaaacttttgaaatgttatTTTCAGAAACAGAAGAGCGTGAATGGCTTGATGATGCTTTTGAGCATTTCAACGATGTTCGCCATGGTATGTGAAAAAGGatcatttattttcaaattattcttccttttcaatttgatttcaCTGACTGTAAAGCAACTAACTATCACCTACTGTCAGTTAACTACGCAATGGCTAGGAATCAGGAAGAATTACGCTCACAGATGAACGAAATGGAACAACATGCCGCGGTGGACAGGAGTGTGATGCCAGTAGAGGAACAGAAATCCGAACAAGATTCTCAAGAAGAGCAGAAATTAGAACAAAATGCCATGGAACAAATGAATTCTGAACAATCTTCCGTAGATGGGAAATATGCGGAATACGTTACGTATGGGTATCGGTATAGTAGACCTACTCCTCCTGCATCTATCCAGGTGGAAACAAAACCAGAGAAGATTCCTGTAGCAGAAAATAAAGCGGATGAGATTCCAGTAGTACTGGAACAAGACCAAGCCACGGAGCGTAATCCCCAACCGGTTTTCGTAGAGGAGCAGAAAGCGGAACCGGTTCTAGTAGAGCAAACGAAACCCGAAGGCGTTTCGGTGGTACCGGAACAAGTTCTAGTAGATGTACCACAACCGGTGCAAATTCCAGTGGTGGAGACGAAACCCGGACAGTTTCCAGTAGATGCACCGCAACCGGGGCAAGTTCCATTGGTGGAAGAGAAACCCGAACAGGTACCGGTAGATGGACCGCAACCGATACAAGTTCCAGCGGTGGAGACCAAACCGGAACAGGTTCTAATAGAACCAAAGAAACCTGGAGACGTTTCGGAGGTACCAGAACAAGTTCCAGTAAATGTACCGCAACCGGTACAAATTCCATTGGTGGAGACCAAACCCGAACAGGTTCCAGTAGCGGAGACGGAACCCGTACAGGTTCCAGTAGTGGAGACGGAACCGGTACAGGTTCCAGTAGCGGAGACGGAACCCGTACAGGTTCCAGTAGCGGAGACGGAACCCGTACAGGTTCCAGTAGCGGAGACGGAACCCGTACAGGTTCCAGTAGCGGAGATGGAACCGGTACAAATTCCATTGGTGACGACCAAACCCGAACAAGTTCCAGTAGCGGAGACGGAACCCGTACAGGTTCCAGTAGTGGAGACGGAACCGGTACAAATTCCATTGGTGACGACCAAACCCGAACAAGTTCCAGTAGCGGAAACGGAACCCGTACAGGTTCCAGTAGGGGAGACGGAACCGGTACAGGTTCCAGTAGCGGAGACGGAACCCGTACAGGTTCCAGTAGCGGAGACGGAACCGGTACAGGTTCCAGTAGCGGAGACGGAACCCGTACAGGTTCCAGTAGCGGAGACGGAACCCGTACAGGTTCCAGTAGGGGAGACGGAACCGGTACAGGTTCCAGTAGCGGAGACGGAACCCGTACAGGTTCCAGTAGCGGAGACGGAACCGGTACAAATTCCATTGGTGACGACCAAACCCGAACAAGTTCCAGTAGCGGAAACGGAACCCGTACAGGTTCCAGTAGCGGAGACGGAACCCGTACAGGTTCCAGTAGAACAACAGAAACCAAATCCCAGTCGCCCCATAGGTAAGAAAGccaaacagttttttttttttgctgcctaactgaattatttcaattgaaaattcaTCGCTAGAATGAATTAGAATAAATGTTGAGTTTTCGTGTTAATGAACTATTATTCATGCTGTGCAAGAGAAAATGTCTTAATCTATCTGTAAATGTAGATTTTGAGGAATCGGGATGCTTTTGGAGTGGGACATCGCCCTTCTGCCATGGCAAATGTGGAACTTTCTACAGAGCCAAAATCATAGACAAAACGGGCGACGGAAGAACGTGCCTCAcgggaaacaaaaaactgtGTTGTCCCATACCATCCAATCAATTGAAGAGCTTGATTGACCTGTACAAGAACCTGTAATTGAAAGCGATCTACTGTACAACGACATCAACGAATCCAAACGGCTCATTTTCCCCCCTCACACTTCGCGTCTAATAATCCAATGTTTTCTAGACCATTGCAGTTTGCTTCCTACCCCAAACACGTCTAACAATTACCAACAGTTTATTCATTTTaagtggaaataaaaaatatgaagtCATTTTTGTTAGGCGATTCATTTCCTGCCAAATGATGATGGAAAGGGGTTAAAGTTGGGAAACACGATCCTGTTATTGTCTCttcctataaaaaaaaaacgctttcACACCTATACATATTTCACAAATGATTGAAAGTGATGTCTCcagtggcgcagttggttagcGCATGGTACTTATATGTCAGTAATCTGAATGCGCGGAGGAATTGTATGATTCCTGAAGAAATGCCGAGGTCGCGAGTTCGAGCCTCGCCTGGAGAAaatggtttttatgttggtcccatttcgattatgtcgctGTCTGTGACACTCTGATTGAAATGTGTTACTTTTGCTGGGATAAAGTTAGACGAGAAAGTATTAAAATACATCTCcagtggcgcagttggttagcGCATGGTACTTATATGTCAGTAATTTCATTGTGCTAAGCATCGAGTGGTTCGTGAGGTAATGCCGAGGTCGCGAGTTCGAGCCTCGCCTGGAGAAACATGTTTTAATCCGATGGACAAATGTTGGAAAAAACTCATGTACAAATGCACAAAGCACCGACTGTTCATTCAATTGTGTTTGGTAAACGAAGTTTCAATTTGTAATTCAATTAGAAATTTATGACCTGTTATCGAAGTCCACGTTATATCAAACGAAAAGAGCCCAATGAGCCCAATGACGCATTTCTATACAGCCCGTTGTTTCCCGCGTCGCATCAAACAAAATTTCGTCTACTTTTCTCACCCTAAACTCTTGCGGCTGATTAAAATTCTTGCACAAATATACGGAAACCACTTTTCGTATCACAGCTTATAAAGGTTTTGCTTCTAAACGACACGGTGGCAGAGAAAACTATTTTTGGTGGTAAATGTTTTTATCAACAGGAAGGTGCGTGCACAGCGTTTCACACATCGATATCTAACGCCAAACCACGTCCTTTGTGCTTGATAAGTCTGAGGCGTTCGACTGTGTGAAGGGATTGTCTGACTTTATTCTAGATTGTTTGCGCGTCAAAGAAGCTTCATCTCTATAGAGCTCTCCTGTCGACGACCATATCCAACCATGAAGTTTTTGATCATTTTGGTAAATTAACCCTGCTGTATTCTGTACCTGTGCCGGTTATAATTATCGATTACTCATTTTTTATTGCAGGTGTTGGCTGTTGCTATGTTTACCAACGCACAAAATTTGGACACTATCGGTAAATATGTCTCATTAATTTTTATGCATTTCGTGTCACGATTTTATCCTTAATAGTATAGTTTACGTTGAtgatatttgaaaaaaaagtggtTGTCTATCAATTAAATTCTTTTACACTATTTTTCCGTTCAGAAGTGGAAACCCGTGATAATCCTAGCGCTTACTTACGAGAGAAACGTCAAAGTGAGTTTGAATTGGTATATTCTAAATAATTGCCCCAACAAACTACTGTATGTACTCAATTTAATCTTGCaatatctttattttttttttttacagttttctTGCCACAAGATGTAAGGCCACAAACTGCAGTCCCACAAGTTCTAGTCCCGCAAGTTGCCGCACCAGTCGATTTCCTATCGCCAAGTTCTGGATGCTTCTGGAGTGGGACGTCGCCGTTCTGTATCCCAGCCTGTGGTAAGAATTTCCACGAAGTTTTGACTGACATCAGAGGAGACGGGAAACGTTGCTGGACGGGCTTTAAGAAACGTTGCTGTCCCATACCTCCTGGTATGATTAAGTTTAAGGGCTAGATTGctttgtgaaaaacaaaagaaaacaccCAGTGTCAACGTTTTGCCTTCGTCCTTGCTTATGACATAAACTgtctaatttatttttccctGGCTATTGATTCCGattccttcttctttcaatAACTGCTTACTATCCCGTTCAGTTCAGTTCATTTCTTCTTTAGTCccagggaaaaacaaaatttcttttcgATCTACAGACACAGAACGAAGGATTCATTGGTGTTACATGTTTTGTCAACTGTCCTTCCGTTTCAATACAACAAAATGATTTGCTTTCCTTAATTCAACGAAGGCTTAATACCCGTTGGATTGACCATGAACACACATAAATGGCCCTCTTAAGTGTTACATTGCAGCATCACATATACCGTTCTTCCCTGAAGACGATGCAAAATGCTCCACTGATTATTGAGCAGCAAATAAGTGTACGCTTGATCTCCCCAAATGCGCAAACTCCGAACCTGGAACGGCGCACCTCCGAACGGAAGTGTGTTAGCTCCAGTTTAACGTTTGctaatttcccgatagggattctgtcTAGTGGGCTCATGTGTACACCACCGATGCCGATTTTTACGATATATCTCAATGGATGGCGTTTGCTGTAATAGGGATGTAACACAGGTTTGAGGGTAGTTCAGATATGTTTTACCGGTATACGTTTTGTGGGTTATTGTGCTGCTGCTCCCGGACTAGTGTTTTTGTAAAGTTGAGATAACGGTGGACTGGATAGTCACGGTTTTGCGATTTTTAGGTTTTAGCACGTTTTAGTTACGCAGAACGGCAGAAGCACGCTTTAGCACGAAAAAGTAATGAAATCCAATTTTAGGCTTTATtcgtcgctagatggcgtttggcTTGAAACAAAATTGCTCCACGCAGAGTAACCTTAGGAACCATGGATGACAGCTATGAGAGAAAGAGTTCGTACTTGTAACGTgtttttatgaaaattatcAATGATACGAGTCTTCTCCCGTCTTTTAGAGGGTGAAGTACTCCAATCTCAAactgattcacaaaaaaacaaacaaaacaaacaaaaacagtgcGTAAGGGATTGCCAGGTAACCCAGTTAAACTAAAGCAGCCGCTTTAGTCGCACGTTAAACATATACATACCTACCTAACTTATCAATGATAGTCTACGGTCTGTTGATAGGAAGGGGAAAGGTTTTGTAAACAGTTCGTCTTACTCAACATGGTCGCGCACGTCTGGACGAAGCCTATGGCAAAGCTGCGCCGTCACTTTTGGCCAATAGGGTGCGACACTTATCGTCCAGACGACGCCAATCGTCTCTAGATGACACTTATCGTCCGGACGacacttattattattagatgTGGCCTCAGCAAAATTGTCCTCGTGGAATGGttaaaaatttatgtttattgttttttgttttttttttttggtttaaaaaagaagtattttttgtttttatttttaaaaatctatatatatgtttaaaaagaataaactttttagtgaaaaaaaatttgctgtattttatttctttgagAACtacaaaacaaatttgacattagaacagaagtaagaatatattattatttgatatgTAATTttatcatttgttttcattcacgttgggaagtacactttttaattaagaaggtaatctattgtggcattgtaaaaaaattaacacacttatcaaacaggtaacttatttcacaaaattttaaaaaaaaaaccctgacatcaccttcttttttttttttcaggtatcggaatcccactaaGTTGACCAACAACcaaattgaatagtcaattaaaaAACCCCCTTTAAATaccatcaataactaagacTATACATTTAAAgctaattatgtatttttcaatttacaaatgtaattaaataatgaaatcaatcaaaacaattttttcttgtcactcttcactcttttttttttttttatgttgtttatgaataaaacacttactacttcctttttaaaataaattaatttttttaaatatttttaaatataattaattggtaatttaaaacgttggaataataataagtaaaagttaaattcaaatttgaattacgcgcgttATAAAATggcttaaactataaaaatcgaagtaaaatatcattAAAAGCTCTAGAGATAATAAGGAATAtcaaaaataagttttatgtttattttgcgtgtatattagtaaccaaaaaaaaaacccaaaaaattttttttttcccccccccccaaaaaaaaaaaaaaataaaataattaattacgttctaagttttcagcggatttacataatttttatcaatcgataggtatttaaaagatatctatttggtgaatttcatgaaaaaatattgaaatggaaaaaaattccatttgaaagaaattttttccgttttgtCGCTTAGGTCCACTATTgcgcttgatcgattaaacgcaaaaaatttgtttcatttggaattttcttccatttcaatattttttcatgaaattcaccaaatagatagctcttttaaatacctatcgattgacgtaaaatttatgtaaatccgctgaaaacttagaacgtaattaattattttattttatgacattttagcGGGGGGGGggccaaaaaaaatattttgggtacgttgtttggttactaatatacaccaaaataaacataaaacttatttttgaTATTCCTTATTATCTCTAGCACGTTTTAatatgatattttacttcgatttttatagtttaagaaccgcaaattacaataaaatttccccccttcccccttcCCCCAACCATTTCGGGGGGCCAATTTTGATaacgcgcgtaattcaaatttaattcttttacttattattattccaacgttttaaattaccaagaatggAACCCAAGTACGttaaaaaaactcaatgtattttaaagagtaagcagtaagtgttttattcataaacaacataaagcaaatacaatgagtgaagagtgacatgaacaaattgttttgattgtttcattatttaattacatttgtaaattgaaaaatacataattagcTTTAAATGTATAGTCTTAGTTTATTGATGTAGGTAAGAGttttaattgactattcaattgttggttgttgcccgGCCACCTAGTGGGTTCCGATAcctgaaaagggaaaaataaaagagtgatgtcagggctataacattaaaatttttgtgaaataagttacctgtttgataagtgtgttaatttttttacaatgccacaatagattaccttcttaatcaaaaagtgtacttcccaacgtggaaGACAAACCCACaatgaatgcaaatttaaagctttggctgagtaacactgtaaaaattttatacatttcactaatcctaaataaaattcgttaattggtaagaaattcattaatattacctatcaaataataattttttttttctttgttctaatgtcaaatttgtttcgttaaggtctaaaagaaataaaatacagcaaatttttttcactaaaaagtttattctttttaaacatatatatagattttaaaaatacaaacacaaatacaactcactttaaaaccaaaaaaaaaaaaaaaaaaaaaaaaaaaaattttttgacagCTGTAAgcctctttaaaaaaaaaaaaaaaaaaaaaaaaaaaaaaaaaaaatattctgtCAGCTGACGATAGGCGTCGTCTGGACGATAAGTGTCTCTCCTTATTGCCCAAAAGTGACGGCGCAGCTTTGCCATAGGCTTCGTCTCGGCGTGCGCGACCAACCTGGTCTTACTCCCACATTTGAAGAATTGACAATGTATATCAGTCTGTGTGTCAGTCTGTGTGTCAATAATCTCGATGTTAAAGAAGAATTGTGGAATGGTTTATTAAAAAAGGTGctacagaatcaaatatcaatAGCAACAGTAATGTGACAGCCAAGTAAGTGGATGTAGCTGAGCTAGagctactaaaaaaaaaactgaagacTGTAAAATAAATCATataaaaaatggggaaacCACCATATTGTGAACGGATCTCAAAACTGTTTGAACAGCTatggagaaaaaagagattgaaGTGTGCAGCAGCTTGcctccttaaaaaaattaattcaaatgGATACACAGTATTCAAAATAGCTGGAAGCATTAAGACAGAAATAAAgttcaaagtttttttcttttcattttaccaTTTTTATTTAGTCTGTATAGGGCTATAGGCATTATATACTTATTTGATATGTGCATATTTTTTGtaaattgttaaaacttttcaGTAATTAGATTTCAGGAAATTACATAACAAGTGCAAAAAGATTGAACAAAGTGCCAAAGCGCAacacaagaataaaaaacttCCAACCTCTAACCACaaagatgtttaaggtatttgacaaatctGTAATCATGTTAATAAAATGACTTTTGGTATTCCTTTATTTgcaggaaaaacctaaagTTTGAGgtcaatacatttttttctcattgcaagttttgtaaaacaaatggttaACTAGTAACACATGCAACTAGCTACACATGACTTATAATTCGGATCAAATGTTTTCACAAGTGAAGATTGATTCCACAATCATCAGCTTCGcaggcagacacccatccacaaagccatgggtgatagatgatataaaatatcttaattaaaaaatttaaattttagttTATTAATTGCAGAGTCAGAGAACAATGTGTGGAATCTTAAATTCTAGCCCTGGAAACCCCAGGTGCccttctgcttcaacaaggctataaagcaattataatttcaagaggTAAAgattgaaaccaaaaacaaatcacagaaattttttagttggcttttctacttcattttttgttatccTTAACTTATGGAAACATGGAAATGTATACATATGTTCAGGGTCAAGGTAATGAATGATTgagccaaaaatgaattttacattCTGAACAGGTCCCAATTCAGTTTACGTGGTGGATGCCCCAGACCCAGCAATCTTTACTTGTGGTCTTCCAATGCCGGTTATTTATTATGCATGCAATTACTCAATAAGGAATTAGGTaaccaattctgttttatatcaaatttttattattacaattATTTCACAGCAGTATTTAACATGTCTGAAAACAattatgtcataaaataattagtgctttctcttttgttttctattttaatttaattaatttgtgtgtgtgttttgttctGTTTAGGTGGAACGGTGAAGAGAAAAGATGTTCGCAAAGATGGGCAATTCGAGATCCAAGTAGAAACGGAGTGCCCTTTGTTTAAATGCTTAGAGACTCGGCAAATGGTATTACTGACCAATGGTGACAACGTAGACAAGGTTGCAGAATGGCTGCATTGATCTTAATGGCTGGTGTAAAATAacaggacgaaaaatgttgcataacTTCTTGTTCGACATTTGTGGATTGCAAGGAGGTTTCACATTGGAGAAACGCGAGCAGCAGTGTTTCGATTACATCCGGCGCACGGTCGGACGTGAAAAGCTCGTGCTCATGCTGGTAAGCGAAGCGGCGTAGTCGTTTCCGCCGTT belongs to Daphnia magna isolate NIES linkage group LG1, ASM2063170v1.1, whole genome shotgun sequence and includes:
- the LOC123469441 gene encoding magnetosome-associated protein MamJ-like isoform X1 codes for the protein MHLSIVLMINVAAVMFAKCNPIDSEIEMLEWLDNPNAYLRDFNQETEEREWLDDAFEHFNDVRHVNYAMARNQEELRSQMNEMEQHAAVDRSVMPVEEQKSEQDSQEEQKLEQNAMEQMNSEQSSVDGKYAEYVTYGYRYSRPTPPASIQVETKPEKIPVAENKADEIPVVLEQDQATERNPQPVFVEEQKAEPVLVEQTKPEGVSVVPEQVLVDVPQPVQIPVVETKPGQFPVDAPQPGQVPLVEEKPEQVPVDGPQPIQVPAVETKPEQVLIEPKKPGDVSEVPEQVPVNVPQPVQIPLVETKPEQVPVAETEPVQVPVVETEPVQVPVAETEPVQVPVAETEPVQVPVAETEPVQVPVAEMEPVQIPLVTTKPEQVPVAETEPVQVPVVETEPVQIPLVTTKPEQVPVAETEPVQVPVGETEPVQVPVAETEPVQVPVAETEPVQVPVAETEPVQVPVAETEPVQVPVGETEPVQVPVAETEPVQVPVAETEPVQIPLVTTKPEQVPVAETEPVQVPVAETEPVQVPVEQQKPNPSRPIDFEESGCFWSGTSPFCHGKCGTFYRAKIIDKTGDGRTCLTGNKKLCCPIPSNQLKSLIDLYKNL
- the LOC123469441 gene encoding magnetosome-associated protein MamJ-like isoform X10 codes for the protein MHLSIVLMINVAAVMFAKCNPIDSEIEMLEWLDNPNAYLRDFNQETEEREWLDDAFEHFNDVRHVNYAMARNQEELRSQMNEMEQHAAVDRSVMPVEEQKSEQDSQEEQKLEQNAMEQMNSEQSSVDGKYAEYVTYGYRYSRPTPPASIQVETKPEKIPVAENKADEIPVVLEQDQATERNPQPVFVEEQKAEPVLVEQTKPEGVSVVPEQVLVDVPQPVQIPVVETKPGQFPVDAPQPGQVPLVEEKPEQVPVDGPQPIQVPAVETKPEQVLIEPKKPGDVSEVPEQVPVNVPQPVQIPLVETKPEQVPVAETEPVQVPVVETEPVQVPVAETEPVQVPVAETEPVQVPVAETEPVQVPVAEMEPVQIPLVTTKPEQVPVAETEPVQVPVAETEPVQVPVAETEPVQVPVAETEPVQVPVGETEPVQVPVAETEPVQVPVAETEPVQIPLVTTKPEQVPVAETEPVQVPVAETEPVQVPVEQQKPNPSRPIDFEESGCFWSGTSPFCHGKCGTFYRAKIIDKTGDGRTCLTGNKKLCCPIPSNQLKSLIDLYKNL
- the LOC123469441 gene encoding magnetosome-associated protein MamJ-like isoform X6; the protein is MHLSIVLMINVAAVMFAKCNPIDSEIEMLEWLDNPNAYLRDFNQETEEREWLDDAFEHFNDVRHVNYAMARNQEELRSQMNEMEQHAAVDRSVMPVEEQKSEQDSQEEQKLEQNAMEQMNSEQSSVDGKYAEYVTYGYRYSRPTPPASIQVETKPEKIPVAENKADEIPVVLEQDQATERNPQPVFVEEQKAEPVLVEQTKPEGVSVVPEQVLVDVPQPVQIPVVETKPGQFPVDAPQPGQVPLVEEKPEQVPVDGPQPIQVPAVETKPEQVLIEPKKPGDVSEVPEQVPVNVPQPVQIPLVETKPEQVPVAETEPVQVPVVETEPVQVPVAETEPVQVPVAETEPVQVPVAETEPVQVPVAEMEPVQIPLVTTKPEQVPVAETEPVQVPVAETEPVQVPVAETEPVQVPVAETEPVQVPVAETEPVQVPVGETEPVQVPVAETEPVQVPVAETEPVQIPLVTTKPEQVPVAETEPVQVPVAETEPVQVPVEQQKPNPSRPIDFEESGCFWSGTSPFCHGKCGTFYRAKIIDKTGDGRTCLTGNKKLCCPIPSNQLKSLIDLYKNL
- the LOC123469441 gene encoding magnetosome-associated protein MamJ-like isoform X7, whose protein sequence is MHLSIVLMINVAAVMFAKCNPIDSEIEMLEWLDNPNAYLRDFNQETEEREWLDDAFEHFNDVRHVNYAMARNQEELRSQMNEMEQHAAVDRSVMPVEEQKSEQDSQEEQKLEQNAMEQMNSEQSSVDGKYAEYVTYGYRYSRPTPPASIQVETKPEKIPVAENKADEIPVVLEQDQATERNPQPVFVEEQKAEPVLVEQTKPEGVSVVPEQVLVDVPQPVQIPVVETKPGQFPVDAPQPGQVPLVEEKPEQVPVDGPQPIQVPAVETKPEQVLIEPKKPGDVSEVPEQVPVNVPQPVQIPLVETKPEQVPVAETEPVQVPVVETEPVQVPVAETEPVQVPVAETEPVQVPVAETEPVQVPVAEMEPVQVPVAETEPVQVPVGETEPVQVPVAETEPVQVPVAETEPVQVPVAETEPVQVPVAETEPVQVPVGETEPVQVPVAETEPVQVPVAETEPVQIPLVTTKPEQVPVAETEPVQVPVAETEPVQVPVEQQKPNPSRPIDFEESGCFWSGTSPFCHGKCGTFYRAKIIDKTGDGRTCLTGNKKLCCPIPSNQLKSLIDLYKNL